A part of Desulfitibacter alkalitolerans DSM 16504 genomic DNA contains:
- the selA gene encoding L-seryl-tRNA(Sec) selenium transferase, translating to MNKENILRNLPSVNDLAVEIKNSSGDEYSFNLIVECSREVLNSIRQDVRKGKEFLTAEGFIAEKVKDLLKRKSLNSLRRVINATGIILHTNLGRALLGEKAQNAVRDILYGYSNLEVNLETGKRGSRYSHVEGLLTRITGAEGALVVNNNAAAVFLILQALARGKEVIVSRGQLVEIGGSFRVPEILAASGARLVEVGTTNKTRAADYERAITEETALLLKVHTSNYRILGFTEDVSIEELSSLGSKYGIPVVEDLGSGFLVSLKQFGITDEPTVQESVAGGADIVSFSGDKLLGGPQAGIIIGKEKYINIIKKNPLNRALRVDKMTIAALEATLREYIYEENVVDTNPTLRMLTISQEALKLKAEGLMEAMNSKLGSLTEISIIENYSEAGGGSLPTTRLSTWAVALKPYKGSANGLVEKLRMGVPAILARIEDDRILFDVRTIQESEFNIICSRLFEEISRE from the coding sequence ATGAATAAAGAAAATATTTTAAGAAATCTTCCTTCAGTAAATGATCTGGCTGTTGAAATTAAAAATAGTTCAGGAGATGAATATTCATTTAATTTAATAGTAGAGTGTTCAAGAGAAGTGCTTAATTCCATACGCCAGGATGTAAGAAAGGGAAAAGAGTTTCTGACAGCAGAAGGCTTCATAGCAGAAAAGGTTAAGGATTTGCTTAAAAGAAAATCTCTTAATAGTTTAAGAAGGGTAATAAATGCCACTGGAATAATTTTACATACAAATCTAGGCAGGGCCTTGCTTGGTGAAAAAGCCCAAAATGCAGTTAGAGATATTTTATATGGATATTCCAATTTGGAAGTTAACCTGGAAACGGGAAAAAGGGGCAGCCGCTACAGCCATGTGGAAGGACTGCTGACAAGAATTACAGGTGCTGAGGGTGCATTAGTGGTTAATAATAATGCGGCAGCGGTATTTTTAATTCTCCAGGCCCTTGCCAGAGGAAAAGAGGTTATTGTTTCAAGGGGTCAGTTGGTGGAAATAGGGGGTTCCTTTCGTGTTCCAGAAATACTTGCTGCAAGTGGAGCAAGACTGGTAGAGGTTGGCACAACCAATAAAACAAGGGCAGCAGATTATGAGAGGGCAATAACTGAAGAGACAGCACTTTTGCTTAAGGTTCATACAAGCAATTACCGCATTCTAGGATTTACTGAAGATGTTTCCATTGAAGAGCTGAGCTCCCTGGGCAGTAAGTATGGCATCCCCGTTGTGGAGGATTTGGGAAGCGGGTTCCTTGTCAGCCTAAAGCAATTTGGCATTACAGATGAACCAACTGTTCAGGAATCAGTTGCTGGTGGTGCTGACATTGTTTCCTTTAGTGGAGATAAACTCTTAGGTGGCCCCCAGGCAGGAATTATTATTGGCAAAGAAAAATATATAAACATTATTAAGAAAAATCCATTAAACAGGGCCTTGCGTGTTGATAAAATGACCATAGCAGCACTTGAGGCAACCTTACGAGAGTACATATATGAGGAAAATGTAGTAGACACTAATCCCACATTAAGGATGCTCACTATCTCACAAGAAGCATTAAAGCTAAAGGCTGAAGGACTTATGGAGGCTATGAATTCAAAACTTGGCTCCTTGACAGAGATTAGCATTATTGAAAACTATTCTGAAGCTGGCGGGGGCTCATTACCAACAACCAGACTTTCTACATGGGCTGTTGCATTAAAGCCTTATAAAGGCTCAGCAAACGGGTTAGTGGAGAAACTAAGAATGGGCGTGCCGGCCATTTTAGCACGAATTGAAGATGATAGGATTTTATTTGACGTAAGGACTATACAGGAAAGTGAGTTTAATATCATATGCAGCAGGCTTTTTGAGGAAATCTCCAGGGAGTGA
- a CDS encoding PspC domain-containing protein, whose amino-acid sequence MQRNKLYRSSSDNILGGVCGGIANHLDVDSTIIRLIVVAAALFGGTGVVFYIIAWLIIPMEPDGEKASIPHTNGIDAIDGETAEGETQKDSTSNKEKPSSNKVLGGIFILVGAFLFINIWFPYISWEKFLPFIFVLLGLYLLLRSQK is encoded by the coding sequence ATGCAAAGGAATAAGCTGTACAGGTCCAGTTCAGACAACATTCTTGGTGGTGTCTGTGGTGGTATTGCCAATCATTTGGATGTAGACAGTACTATCATTAGACTAATAGTTGTGGCTGCAGCACTTTTTGGTGGTACAGGGGTTGTTTTTTATATAATAGCCTGGTTGATAATTCCCATGGAGCCAGACGGTGAAAAGGCCAGTATTCCACATACTAATGGAATAGATGCAATTGATGGAGAAACGGCTGAGGGAGAGACACAAAAGGATAGTACGTCGAATAAGGAAAAGCCTAGCTCTAACAAAGTTCTTGGAGGAATTTTTATATTAGTAGGAGCATTCTTATTTATAAACATCTGGTTTCCCTATATTAGTTGGGAAAAGTTCCTGCCCTTTATATTCGTTTTACTAGGATTGTACCTACTCCTTAGAAGCCAAAAATAA
- a CDS encoding PspC domain-containing protein yields the protein MANKIYRSETDKMVGGVCGGLGEYFQIDSTIIRLLWVALVLVGGSGILLYLIAWIIIPARGIN from the coding sequence GTGGCTAACAAAATATACCGGTCAGAAACAGATAAAATGGTGGGTGGGGTATGTGGAGGCCTTGGGGAGTATTTTCAAATTGACTCAACAATAATTAGATTATTGTGGGTAGCCCTGGTGTTGGTTGGCGGATCAGGTATTTTGCTATATTTAATAGCATGGATTATAATACCTGCTAGGGGGATTAATTAA